Within the Clostridium scatologenes genome, the region TCAATCCATATGTGTCCATCTTTTTCAACTTTTAATTTTGTGGACACACCTGCTGTACTTCCAACTATTCTACATTTAATTTCATTTTTAGCATTTAATTTCCCGCCTCTGGCCACACTTCTCTCCTGCATAAAATATATACTTCCATTTGCTATAATATTAGATATATACTCGCCTTTTCCAGATATAACAACATCACCTGAACTTTGCACGTTTGAATCCTGACAGTAAGATAGCTTTATATTCACAGGTATGGATAAATCATTTTGGAAACCTATTAGCTTTTCTTCTACAGCTTCTACTATCTTGTATAATATTGAATGATGTTCTATACTAATAGGAGCTATTCCTATTAACTTTGTTTTTATAAGCTTTACTAAATTTTCTTCTTCATAATTATTCAATTGGCTATTTAAATCTGCAATAACATTTATGCACAATCTTGAAAATGTTTTAAACTTATTTTCTATAAGAATTTTTATTATTTCTCCATCCTTCTTATCTGGTCCTAGAAGATTAAACTTTTTTATTTCCTCCACTGCTGATATTAAATTATTTAATGTTTCTTTAAAACTCTCTAAATCCTTTATAGTTTTAAGTTTACTTACATCTTCTCCTCCAGCAAATATTTCAGCAGCAATTACATTACCTTTAACATTTATGTCTCCATTTGATCTTATATTAGCTCTTTCAACATCCTTTTCTATAGCTAATGAATTTCCACACTCTACCTTCATACCCTCTTTTACACTACCATATATAATTATGTCTCCCATAAACTTTATGTTTCCAGTCTTTAAATCTACATCACTTCTAACTTCATGAATTGGATAAACATAAAAAGCATTATTTTTTATACACGGCTTACCTGCTATAGCTGCAAATATCAAATTTTCACTACTTGTACATCCTTCTCCTATCTTTATCTTTAATTTTTTCCCTGGTTTATGTTTTTTAATTCTTCCATTGACATCACAACCATCTTTACCTTCATCTCCAGAATGTATTTCTCCTATTAAATCTCCTTTTTCTACTGCTGCTACAGAACCTATACTTTTAAAATCTATGTTCCCAACTTTGTCTTCCTTTAATTTTTTTAAATCTTCGTCAGTGTTAAATTTTATTTCTACAAAATCGTTTTTTCCATTCTCTACTTGTTGACCTCTAGCAACTACAAAATTTTTACAAGGATTTTCTACGCAGGATTTTAAATTTTCTTCTATTATACCATATACTACATTATTATTGGATAACTCTTGCTTAAGTTCTTCAATGTTATATCTAGGAGGAGAATTTCTCTTAATAACTTCTGCTTTTAAAACTGCCATCGTAGTTTCTGATATGTCTTTTAATTTATAAATATTTTCTGGCTTATATATAATTGTTGCATAGGCTTCCATTGCATCATCAGATAAACTAATTTTTAATTGTCTTTGAGCTTTAGTTTCTTCAAAAAAAATTTCTATTTTGCTTTCCTCAAAAACTTCTTTTTTCCCTCTAACTTGTTCACCATCTATCAACACTTTTATACTATCGCTTACTGCTATAGAAGCAGGTGATCCATTTTCTTTAGGATTTTTAACTACTATCTTACCATCTACTATTTTTACAATACCATCGTTTTCATCTATAATTAAATTTTCATTATTATTTTCAGCTTCTTCATTTTCCTCATCTTGCTTACTACCTTCAACTTTTATATCATCAGGAAATTCTATCTCTACAGTCACCCTTTTTCTAAATAAATACTTTTTTTCATCTAAAACTTTAAACTTTAATTGTTCTGTATTCACAGAAAATTCTTCACAAGCCTTTTTTATGCACTTCTCTAAAGAAGATTCCTCATATACTTTTTTCATTGATCTTCCCCCCCACATTACATATAAACCAAACTCTTTAAAATTTCAAAAGGTTCTTAATATTATCGTTTTATTTTTCCATCACTTTATCTAAAGTTTACATTATTTAAGTTTTCTTTCATAAAAAAACATTATTTATGCTCTTATTATACCATGTGCATATAGTGACATAAAATACTTATTCTGTACTTTATGACAAAATATTAAATAAAATGAGCTTAAAAGTATAAGCTCATTCACAGTCCATTACATATCGAAAAAATTATCTATAACTATATAAAATTTGAAATATCGTCTTTTAAAGCTTTATCATAAGCTTTCATTATCTTTAAAACCACTTCATTTTCTGCAGATTTAAAATTAATTTTGTCTATAGATCTTATAGGTAGAACCTTAGGGGAAGTTCCTGATATAAATAGTGCATCTAAGTTCTCCAAACTATCACAGCTAACCTTCTCTTCTTTCACGTCCATACCATTTTTTTTACATAAGTCCATTATAACGTTTCTAGTAACTCCTGGTAAAACATCTTTAAGAGGTGCTGTTAAGACATTTTTTCCCTTAATCATAAATATATTAGATTTACTTCCCTCTGTTATATGTCCATTTCTATCCACTAGTATTGCTTCAAAAGCATTACTGCTTACTATTTCCTTATCCACCATAGTTCTAAAATCTGCATTTATAATTTTTGCATTAGGATTTTCTCTTTCACCATGATAAAGTATTGTATGCACTCCATTTTCATAATCTTGTAAATTAGGATAATGATGCTTAACAAAATAACACATAAAAATATTTGTGTTTTCTTGTTGAAAATTGAATAGAAATTTTATATTACCTATACTAACTTTATTTATTTTTATTAGTTGAAGTATTTTTTCTTTTACTTGGTCTTTGCTAAGCCATAAATTTAATTTAGACACTCTAGATGAATTATTCATTCTTGCCAAGTGCTTATCTAAAAATAAAGGTTTTCCATCTACTATTCTTATAACTTCATATAAGGATTTGCCTTTATGCAATATATTCTCATCAAATTCTTCAGATTCTTTAACTTCTGAATTACATATAAAATATTTGCTAAAGCATTCACTCATTAAAATCACTCCATTAAATAATTTTTATTTTATCCGATGGCTATCATTGCTAACCCCATCTAAACTCAAGAATCACTTGATAATAATTATTATATCATATTTACTTCCAGTTTAATATTTTAATTTTATCATTTGCTTTTTTATAATTAATAAGAAATGGGTTTCCTACCAAATTAAAAAGCGGCATATCTGATAATGAATCTGAAAACATATAAGAGTTTTTAAAATCTACTTCTACATTTTCTTTCTTCAAAACTTCCATTAACCTTTTTACTTTTTCTTCTCCCTTACAATTTTCTCCTACAATTTTTCTTCTGTATTTACCATTTTCACAAGTAAACCTTGTACCTATTATCATATCTACTTCTTTTATATTATATAGTTCATCAAGATAAAACTCTGCCGATGCCGATATTAAATATATTTTACAACCTTCAGCTTTTAACTTCTTAATAGTATCTATGGCATCTTTATAAAATACTTTACTTAGTCTAGTTCTATAAAATTCTTCAACTAGCCTTTTCATCTTAACTTCTTCTATTCCATCTATAAATGATATAAAATTTTCCTTTGCTTTGCCTGCATTTAACACTTTAAATGCATAAAATAATACAGATATAAAACTCTTAGGAAGATGCACTATAAGCTTAGGATCCTTTTTTAGCAT harbors:
- a CDS encoding flagellar assembly protein A, with protein sequence MKKVYEESSLEKCIKKACEEFSVNTEQLKFKVLDEKKYLFRKRVTVEIEFPDDIKVEGSKQDEENEEAENNNENLIIDENDGIVKIVDGKIVVKNPKENGSPASIAVSDSIKVLIDGEQVRGKKEVFEESKIEIFFEETKAQRQLKISLSDDAMEAYATIIYKPENIYKLKDISETTMAVLKAEVIKRNSPPRYNIEELKQELSNNNVVYGIIEENLKSCVENPCKNFVVARGQQVENGKNDFVEIKFNTDEDLKKLKEDKVGNIDFKSIGSVAAVEKGDLIGEIHSGDEGKDGCDVNGRIKKHKPGKKLKIKIGEGCTSSENLIFAAIAGKPCIKNNAFYVYPIHEVRSDVDLKTGNIKFMGDIIIYGSVKEGMKVECGNSLAIEKDVERANIRSNGDINVKGNVIAAEIFAGGEDVSKLKTIKDLESFKETLNNLISAVEEIKKFNLLGPDKKDGEIIKILIENKFKTFSRLCINVIADLNSQLNNYEEENLVKLIKTKLIGIAPISIEHHSILYKIVEAVEEKLIGFQNDLSIPVNIKLSYCQDSNVQSSGDVVISGKGEYISNIIANGSIYFMQERSVARGGKLNAKNEIKCRIVGSTAGVSTKLKVEKDGHIWIDEAYQNTVLLVGNREYVLDMPSRGLHAYLDSSGDIIVDKLKL
- a CDS encoding aminotransferase class IV; protein product: MSECFSKYFICNSEVKESEEFDENILHKGKSLYEVIRIVDGKPLFLDKHLARMNNSSRVSKLNLWLSKDQVKEKILQLIKINKVSIGNIKFLFNFQQENTNIFMCYFVKHHYPNLQDYENGVHTILYHGERENPNAKIINADFRTMVDKEIVSSNAFEAILVDRNGHITEGSKSNIFMIKGKNVLTAPLKDVLPGVTRNVIMDLCKKNGMDVKEEKVSCDSLENLDALFISGTSPKVLPIRSIDKINFKSAENEVVLKIMKAYDKALKDDISNFI
- a CDS encoding HAD-IB family hydrolase → MERLAIFDVDYTLTKRETLMEFYLFMLKKDPKLIVHLPKSFISVLFYAFKVLNAGKAKENFISFIDGIEEVKMKRLVEEFYRTRLSKVFYKDAIDTIKKLKAEGCKIYLISASAEFYLDELYNIKEVDMIIGTRFTCENGKYRRKIVGENCKGEEKVKRLMEVLKKENVEVDFKNSYMFSDSLSDMPLFNLVGNPFLINYKKANDKIKILNWK